The Impatiens glandulifera chromosome 8, dImpGla2.1, whole genome shotgun sequence genome includes a window with the following:
- the LOC124912513 gene encoding pentatricopeptide repeat-containing protein At2g22070-like, protein MPIRFSTKCLNELFLPAYSKQGEMSLARHVFDKMPNPNDVSLTAMISGYIETGRYASAVNLFLQMIWNGSRPSDYTISKVLASCAANEALTIGRKIHTMVVKLGLSGTAIVAGSLLNMYSKSGDPNTASIVFERTAVKNVSTMNSMLWLHMKTGRPDLALALFEQMNERDLVSWNSMVSGYNQLGFGVESLKMFSRMLEETSLTPSKFTLSSSLSSCANLGELNLGKQVHCYIIRNGFEINGPIGSALIFVYSKSDAITMARKVSDQSGISNLNVIAFTALLDGYIKIGDTNSAREIFDSLSSHDVVSWTAMIAGYEQNGLNSFAIDLFRKMVKDGPMMNGYTLSAVLNVSATLASLAHGKQIHARGIRTGDLASSFLRNSLITMYSRAGSIDSAKRVFYSTNSNRDEVSWTSMITGLAQHGLGEETVELFEEMMKIGVRPTDITYVGVLSACSHAGFVEKGRFYYDMMRNVHGIEPTLCHYGCMIDLFGRNGLLQSAKDFLEEMPIEPDAVAWVSLLSSCRIFKNIELANYAAERLFRIEHSNSGAYLALTNAYAACGKFEDAAKVRKLMRSRHVKKEEGFSWIQVKDRNHVFRVDDEMHPQKDEIFKTMSIIWGEIKKMGFIPNVEAVLHDVDEEMKEHSLQRHSEKLAIAFGLISTPENTTLRIMKNLRVCDDCHSAIKFIAKLVDREIIVRDERRFHHFKGGSCSCNDFW, encoded by the coding sequence ATGCCCATCAGGTTCTCGACCAAATGCTTGAACGAACTTTTTTTACCTGCATATTCAAAACAGGGTGAAATGAGTTTAGCACGCCATGTGTTCGACAAAATGCCTAACCCAAATGATGTTTCATTAACTGCTATGATCTCTGGTTATATTGAGACAGGTCGTTATGCAAGTGCTGTTAATTTGTTCTTGCAAATGATTTGGAATGGATCTCGGCCTTCTGATTATACAATATCCAAAGTACTTGCTTCTTGTGCTGCTAATGAAGCTTTGACCATTGGTAGGAAGATTCATACAATGGTTGTTAAACTTGGCCTTAGTGGCACCGCCATTGTTGCAGGTTCCCTTCTCAACATGTATTCGAAATCCGGTGATCCAAACACTGCAAGCATTGTTTTCGAAAGAACTGCGGTAAAGAATGTATCGACTATGAACTCAATGTTATGGCTGCACATGAAAACTGGACGGCCAGATCTTGCTTTGGCTTTGTTTGAGCAGATGAACGAAAGAGACTTAGTTTCTTGGAACTCAATGGTTTCTGGCTACAATCAATTGGGATTTGGTGTGGAATCGTTGAAGATGTTCTCGAGAATGCTTGAAGAGACATCGTTAACTCCTAGTAAGTTTACCCTTTCGAGCTCTTTATCCTCTTGTGCTAATCTTGGCGAGTTGAATCTTGGGAAGCAAGTACattgttatattattagaaaCGGATTTGAAATCAATGGACCTATAGGAAGTGCCTTGATCTTCGTGTACTCCAAATCTGATGCGATTACTATGGCTAGAAAGGTTTCTGACCAAAGCGGGATATCTAATCTCAACGTGATCGCATTCACAGCTCTCCTCGACGGGTATATCAAGATCGGAGACACAAACTCTGCCCGAGAAATATTTGACTCGCTGAGTAGCCACGATGTCGTCTCGTGGACCGCCATGATAGCGGGGTACGAGCAAAACGGGTTAAATTCCTTCGCGATTGATTTGTTTAGGAAAATGGTGAAAGATGGGCCAATGATGAACGGATACACGTTGTCGGCTGTCTTGAATGTGAGTGCCACATTGGCGTCTTTGGCCCATGGGAAACAAATTCACGCTCGAGGAATAAGAACAGGGGACTTGGCGTCGTCTTTTTTGAGAAATTCTTTGATCACTATGTATTCAAGAGCTGGGAGCATTGACAGCGCGAAGCGTGTGTTCTATTCAACGAACTCAAATAGAGACGAGGTCTCGTGGACTTCGATGATCACGGGTCTAGCTCAGCACGGGCTTGGAGAGGAAACGGTGGAGTTGTTCGAGGAGATGATGAAAATCGGAGTTCGACCTACCGACATAACTTATGTTGGGGTCCTATCTGCGTGCTCGCATGCGGGGTTCGTCGAAAAGGGTCGGTTTTACTACGATATGATGAGAAATGTGCATGGAATCGAACCAACTCTATGCCATTACGGTTGCATGATCGATCTCTTTGGACGAAACGGATTGCTACAAAGTGCAAAGGATTTCTTAGAAGAGATGCCAATCGAACCGGATGCAGTAGCTTGGGTATCGCTTTTGAGCTCGTGTAGAATTTTCAAGAACATAGAGCTCGCGAATTACGCGGCGGAGAGATTGTTTCGGATTGAACACAGTAATAGTGGAGCCTATTTGGCTCTTACAAATGCATATGCGGCTTGTGGAAAATTTGAAGATGCAGCCAAGGTTAGGAAGTTGATGAGGAGTAGACAtgtgaagaaagaagaagggtTTAGTTGGATTCAAGTGAAAGACAGGAATCATGTATTTAGGGTTGACGACGAAATGCACCCTCAAAAGGATGAGATTTTTAAGACAATGTCGATTATATGGGGTGAGATCAAGAAAATGGGGTTTATACCCAATGTTGAAGCAGTTCTACACGACGTTGACGAGGAGATGAAAGAACATAGCCTTCAACGTCATAGTGAAAAATTGGCGATCGCGTTTGGGCTCATTAGTACTCCGGAGAATACTACACTAAGAATTATGAAGAATTTGAGAGTTTGCGACGATTGTCACTCGGCCATCAAGTTTATCGCTAAACTTGTTGATCGAGAAATCATCGTAAGGGATGAACGTCGGTTCCACCATTTTAAAGGTGGCTCTTGTTCTTGCAatgatttttggtaa
- the LOC124912514 gene encoding putative HVA22-like protein g: protein MLGSFITRGLLMVVGYAYPAYECFKTVEKNRVGIEELRFWCQYWIIVAALTVFERVGDIFVSWLPLYGEMKLALFIFLWYPKTKGCGYVYTTMLRPFLAKHEQDVDQKILELRARAWDSFFHYWQNFAHTGQIKLFEMMHHVVAMSRKTEEKKEEPKNEGLQENDEIMQPSKLKKQISVIGHQGISAPPSSPISSPSFQRASLKQRQLSEKKRPPLPSALSRSMSQSSEVETIRINQQDEQTSDGVDQGLLAARSRLRRSSSKGNQDM from the exons ATGTTGGGAAGTTTTATCACCAGAGGACTCTT GATGGTGGTGGGATATGCATATCCTGCTTATGAATGTTTCAAAACCGTGGAGAAGAACAGAGTAGGGATTGAAGAACTTCGATTTTGGTGCCAATATTg GATCATTGTGGCAGCATTAACCGTCTTTGAGAGAGTTGGAGATATCTTCGTCTCATG gCTACCTTTGTATGGTGAAATGAAGCTGGCTCTTTTCATATTCTTATGGTATCCGAAAACAAAG GGTTGTGGTTATGTTTACACGACAATGTTGAGGCCTTTTCTGGCAAAACACGAACAAGACGTAGACCAAAAGATACTCGAGTTGAGGGCGAGGGCATGGGACTCGTTTTTTCATTACTGGCAAAATTTTGCCCATACGGGACAAATCAAGTTGTTTGAAATGATGCATCATGTCGTAGCTATGTCGAGAAAG ACGGAGGAGAAAAAAGAGGAACCAAAGAACGAAGGTTTGCAAGAGAATGATGAAATTATGCAGCCATCGAAGCTGAAGAAACAGATAAGTGTAATCGGTCATCAAGGCATATCAGCTCCACCGTCTTCTCCAATCTCATCCCCGTCATTCCAACGGGCAAGCTTAAAGCAAAGGCAGTTGTCTGAAAAGAAGAGGCCGCCGCTTCCGTCCGCCTTGAGCCGTTCAATGTCCCAATCGTCTGAAGTAGAGACTATTCGGATTAATCAACAGGACGAACAGACTTCTGACGGCGTCGATCAGGGTCTACTTGCTGCTCGGAGTAGATTAAGACGGTCTTCTTCCAAAGGAAATCAAGATATGTAA
- the LOC124911448 gene encoding uncharacterized protein LOC124911448, protein MVVKMMRWRPWPPLLSKKFDVRLLIRTLDGYNLSSPLDLDGGLIVEIRWKGPKIALSPFRRTVKRNFTKEARVGENSVIHWDEEFQSACGLSGYKDNVFHPWEISFTLLNSLNQGQKSSKVSIVGTASLNLADFASKSEERDFELSIPIISSGAAEQCGSLSISVSLLEMRIIQESADSVQRSMAPVPSPPHTGEVPSLEKDELSALKAGLRKVKIFTDYVSIRRTKKACREEDGSVKSEDGDFTYPFDSVSSDEIEEGDSDEGKVNSTARKSFSYGTLAHVNFAGGSLYSTTMINGNDEDWVYYSHRRKSDVGCSSIEDSTASVSESSSLQSSKRSILPWRKRKMTFTSPKTKGEPLLKKAYGEEGGDDIDFDRRQLSSDESLSLGWYKTDEESTLNGSSISEFGDDNFAVGSWEPKEITSRDGHMKLHSQVFFASIDQRSERAAGESACTALVAVIADWFQNNCGLMPIKSQFDSLIREGSLEWRNLCDNEIYMERFPDKHFDLETVLQAKMRPLSINGQKSFVGFFHPDGLDEGGFDFLQSAMSFDNIWDEISCQNDPQVYIISWNDHFFILKIESEAYYIIDTLGERLYEGCNQAYILKFDRNSKIFQLPSTTLESSDEKPAEDQQPVAVQQTDSTNKENLTVEEQAQSSTESMEEREVVCGGKESCKEYIKSFLAAIPIRELQADMKKGLASSTPLHQRLQIEFHFTQTGPQATKEQQALPTGNI, encoded by the exons ATGGTGGTTAAGATGATGAGATGGCGTCCATGGCCACCTCTTCTGTCCAAGAAGTTCGACGTTAGGTTACTCATTCGAACGCTTGATGGGTATAATCTATCGTCTCCCTTGGACTTGGATGGAGGACTGATTGTGGAGATCCGGTGGAAAGGGCCAAAGATTGCTCTTAGTCCTTTCAGACGGACGGTGAAGAGGAATTTCACAAAGGAAGCAAGGGTTGGAGAAAATAGTGTTATACACTGGGATGAAGAGTTTCAAAGTGCTTGTGGTCTTTCTGGTTACAAAGATAATGTTTTTCATCCTTGGGAGATCTCTTTTACACTGTTGAAC AGCTTGAATCAAGGGCAGAAGAGTAGTAAGGTTTCTATTGTGGGAACAGCTTCATTGAATCTTGCTGACTTTGCTTCTAAATCTGAAGAAAGGGACTTTGAGCTTTCTATTCCCATCATTTCAAGTGGCGCAGCAGAGCAATGTGGTTCACTTTCG ATATCAGTCAGTTTATTGGAGATGAGAATCATTCAAGAATCTGCAGATTCAGTCCAGAGGTCAATGGCGCCTGTTCCTTCTCCTCCCCACACGGGAGAAGTACCATCATTGGAAAAGGATGAACTTTCTGCTCTTAAAGCTGGCCTTCGGAAAGTGAAGATTTTTACTGACTATGTCTCAATAAGAAGAACAAAAAAGGCTTGCCGTGAGGAAGATGGCTCCGTTAAAAGCGAAGATGGTGACTTCACTTACCCTTTTGACTCTGTCTCATCTGACGAAATTGAAGAAGGGGATTCTGATGAAGGAAAAGTGAATTCAACTGCCAGAAAATCATTTAGTTACGGTACACTGGCACATGTGAACTTTGCTGGAGGTTCGTTGTACTCTACTACAATGATCAATGGCAATGATGAGGATTGGGTTTACTACAGCCACCGCCGGAAGTCAGATGTTGGTTGCTCAAGTATAGAAGATTCCACGGCCTCTGTTTCTGAATCTTCTTCCTTACAGAGCTCAAAGCGTAGTATCCTTCCTTGGAGGAAAAGGAAGATGACCTTCACATCCCCCAAAACAAAAGGAGAGCCTCTTTTGAAGAAGGCTTATGGAGAAGAAGGTGGGGATGATATTGACTTTGATAGGAGGCAGCTAAGCTCTGATGAATCACTTTCTCTTGGC TGGTACAAGACTGACGAAGAATCGACACTAAATGGATCGTCAATATCCGAGTTTGGCGATGATAACTTTGCTGTTGGCAGCTGGGAACCCAAGGAGATAACAAGTCGTGATGGACATATGAAACTGCATTCTCAGGTATTCTTTGCTTCTATTGATCAACGAAGTGAAAGGGCTGCTGGCGAGAGTGCATGTACTGCCCTTGTGGCAGTTATTGCTGACTGGTTTCAAAATAACTGTGGCCTCATGCCAATCAAGTCCCAATTTGACAGTCTGATTAGAGAAGGCTCGTTAGAATGGAGAAACCTTTGCGATAACGAAATTTATATGGAAAGATTTCCAGATAAGCACTTTGATCTAGAAACTGTCTTGCAAGCCAAAATGCGTCCTCTTTCTATCAACGGCCAGAAATCCTTTGTTGGGTTTTTCCATCCAGACGGGTTGGATGAAGGGGGTTTCGATTTCTTGCAAAGTGCCATGTCGTTTGACAACATATGGGACGAGATCAGCTGTCAAAACGACCCTCAAGTTTACATAATAAGTTGGAACGATCATTTTTTCATCCTGAAGATCGAATCAGAAGCTTACTATATAATTGACACGTTAGGGGAAAGGCTATACGAGGGATGTAATCAGGCTTACATCTTGAAATTCGATAGGAATAGCAAGATCTTCCAATTGCCAAGCACCACACTCGAATCTTCAGACGAAAAACCTGCTGAGGATCAACAACCAGTTGCTGTTCAACAGACTGATTCTACTAATAAGGAGAATTTGACAGTTGAGGAGCAAGCACAGTCGTCGACAGAGAGTATGGAGGAGCGAGAAGTTGTTTGTGGAGGGAAGGAATCGTGTAAAGAGTACATAAAAAGCTTCTTGGCTGCGATACCAATAAGGGAACTGCAGGCGGATATGAAGAAGGGTTTAGCATCTTCAACACCTCTGCATCAAAGGTTACAGATTGAGTTCCACTTCACCCAAACTGGACCTCAAGCAACAAAGGAGCAGCAGGCTTTACCAACGGGTAACATTTGA
- the LOC124912604 gene encoding 33 kDa ribonucleoprotein, chloroplastic-like, whose product MAAATVIGLASTSSSSLFIKLTNFSSDHRQFTSISIPTNRFTSKQNPIKTLNLKPHPLLSSSPFSILSRSILSCASYSYGSTGSISSNEWPTDSEDEDEVNNGEGRLYVGSLPYSITNSALSVIFGQAGRVASVEIIRDRETDQSRGFGFVTMASVHEAKEAIRLFDGSKIEGRKVKVNFPEVPKGGERETMQPKIQSSNRSFIDSPHKLYAGNLSWDITSEQLKDAFGDLSGILSAKVIYDRDSGRSRGFGFVSFATARELESAIDAMNGVELEGRPVRLNIAVERS is encoded by the exons ATGGCGGCGGCGACTGTAATTGGTTTAgcttcaacttcatcttcatctctCTTCATCAAGCTTACAAATTTCTCCTCAGACCATCGTCAATTCACTTCCATCTCCATTCCAACAAACCGTTTCACCTCAAAACAAAACCCTATCAAAACCCTAAACTTAAAACCTCATCcacttctttcttcatctccaTTCTCCATTCTCTCACGTTCTATCCTCTCCTGCGCCTCATATTCATACGGATCCACCGGTTCCATCTCCTCAAACGAATGGCCTACTGATtcggaagatgaagatgaagttaaTAATGGCGAGGGGAGGCTTTACGTGGGAAGTTTGCCTTATTCCATTACTAATTCCGCATTGAGTGTCATTTTTGGTCAGGCCGGTCGAGTGGCTTCTGTTGAg ATTATTCGTGATCGAGAAACGGATCAAAGCAGAGGATTTGGGTTTGTGACGATGGCTAGCGTTCATGAAGCGAAGGAAGCAATTCGATTATTTGATGGTTCT AAAATTGAAGGGCGTAAGGTGAAGGTAAACTTCCCGGAGGTGCCAAAGGGAGGTGAACGTGAAACAATGCAGCCAAAGATTCAAAGTAGCAACCGCAGTTTTATAGACAGCCCCCACAAGCTTTATGCAGGAAATCTAAGTTGGGATATTACTTCTGAACAACTTAAAGACGCGTTTGGGGACTTGAGTGGAATATTGAGTGCCAAGGTTATATACGATCGCGATTCAGGAAGGTCTCGCGGTTTTGGATTTGTTTCTTTTGCAACTGCCCGGGAACTCGAGTCTGCAATTGATGCCATGAATGGAGTG GAACTGGAGGGACGTCCTGTGCGTTTGAATATTGCCGTGGAGAGATcatga